The following DNA comes from Leishmania mexicana MHOM/GT/2001/U1103 complete genome, chromosome 8.
cacctcacccccacccccttcacTCCTTTTCTTCGTCCCCACCAGTGAACACGTCGCAGAAGTGCGGGCAAGTGTGTCGGACCCGCATCACGCGGGGGCGCTCTCTCGTGCACATCATAACGATAACGAAAAAGGGGGATGCAGAGGCTTACTCATCCATTCCtatgcgcgtgtgggcgGCTACTTGCGCTGTGTTCGGCTGTCTCCACTGTGATGCATCGGAGCAGACAGTGCCAGCACCTCTAGGGGACGCTGacacgcgctcgcgctctccagcccacccccctcctttgcccctcccccctcttccacaCACCATGGTGTGGAAAGGGCCCCAGGTGCACAGAAACACTCCCGGATCACACGGCTGCGCTGACGGAATATCTTTTCAGCCTTGTTCTCCCCcctgcgcagcacctcctcgtaCGTGCTTGCTTTTCACTCTCCTCTcatctcctctcctctctctgcgcgcgcgcatctcCGCACTTTCTCCACCCTCCCCTGcctgtctctgtgtctctggGCGGCGGGTGTGCGACTTACTCGCCGCATTCGCCTTGCTTCTTCCTCAGTGGTACACGAGGCTCACGGGGACGTCCGCAGCCGTCGACGTTTTCTTCAATTGTTTTCGCTCCGCCTTCCCCCGGTCTCCTCATCACTTTACAGGTCGTCTCGAGATGACATCCTCGCTCGCGACCGCATCTGCCCTCATCACGGGGGCCTCTCCAGCAGATGCCTCTTTTTATTCCCTCGCCTACGTCTCGGCCTTGCGGCACTGCACTGCCTCTGTGTATGGCCCCACGCTTAAGTCTGTGGTatccaccaccgcggcgacaAGCCTCTACGGTGACGGCCTCGCCGAGTGTGTCGTGCGGTGCCGACTGGAGACGGAGCGTGAGGCGACGGAGCGTCTCACAGCCGTCCTCTTGCAAGAACTGCCGCAGACAGAAAAGTGTGGGCGGCAGAGACGAAATCCATCTGCTACGCTGGACGTGACGAACGCCGACCGAGAGAGTGTCAGCGCTGCCAACCCCCCCGCTGGGGTGGCGTTGCATCGAAATGCGTCCGGGGTGAGTCGGAAAAACAGCAGGACCTCCTCGGCAAGGACTTTGCAGCGTTTGAGCGTGAAGGAGCACAACGAGGTCTCCTCGGCTCCCACCGCCTCGCTAGCCGAGCTGTCCGCAAAAGACGAcggggcggcggtgacgccggctctcgatgccgctgctgcgcgtgcgccttgCTGCGACGCGTCGGCGCTACTCCTTCTTCGGCTCGGCCTGTGCCGAGCGCTCGGTTGGCCCGCACCCGtcacgctgcagctgcaagGCGACGGCGGGGACAAGGCGGGCTGCGACGAAGACGGACCGGCCAAGGACGGCGATGGAGCGTGCGGTTTGCCAACGCAGCTTGCAGACGCACTGCTCTCGCGGTCCAGTTATCCGAACCTCCTCAGGGGCCGGCGCGTGACCGAGCCGGGCGGTGTTTCCGCAGCCACGACAGCCGTAGAGCAGAAGAGCGCGCACATGTTCATGCACATGCCCGACACGGAGCTCCGAAATAGCACCATTTTAGAATGGGTGGAGGACGTACTCGTCTTCGCGCATTATCAAGGTTTCACAGCAGAGCAGACACAGTGCGTGCTGCTCGACAGCCTCCTCGTTCTCAACGCGGTGGACGGGCATCTGGTAGACTCGACCGACGCCGCTGGTCGCGTGCCGTTGGAGCAGCGAGTGACGGACGCGCTTCAGCAGGTCTTGTGCGCGCAAACCTGCCTGACGGTGACACGCACGGTCGACACGGTGCGCCGCTATCAGCCGGTCACCATCCAGGTGCCAGATCCGGCGCAACTCGACGAGATCACTGAGAAGCAGCACAAGACTACCTCGCAGAAGGGGTTGGCAGCCCTTGAGGCAGCAAAGCAGAACATCCCCCTCATCTCGCAGACAGTGATGCAGAatgtggaggtggaggtggagagggatGTCACGCTGCGCGCGGTCTTCACGAtgccggaggcggcggccattGCTGAGTACATCACCCGCTCCGTCGTTACGCACAAGCGACTGTGGGGCGTACTACTGGCACCGGTGACGGAAGGgcagctgccggcgcagccgacctcggcgacagcggcagcagcggcagacggATTACACCGCCCTGTTGACCACCGTGACATCTGTGTCGCAATAGAAAACGTCCCCCCGGTTTACTTGCCACCGCTCTCGGTCTTCCACTCAGAGGCTCTGCAAGCCGTGGtggatgcgcagcggcgcctctACAAGGCCTGCAAGGCCGAACGCACACTGCAATTCTCAACGGACTGGCAAGAACCTCTACTGGCCATCGCTGCGCAGGAGCTTAGCGAACGGTGGGTGCTGCAAGAGGCTGCGGCACAAGCGGATGCGGAGGACAGagccgcggcgctgacgtcgcAGCAGTGCGCTCGCGTCGAGCGCGCCTACGGACTTCGACTAGAGGATGCGATTCAGTTCAACCCCCACGtggtgcgcggcgcgccCTTCTCCGCGCCCGAGCCGCCCGCGGTAGCCGCCGCACCTGAGGTCACCGCTGCccctgtgcgtgcacgcgccaACATCAACAAGCTGAAGAGGAACAGTCAAGGTGGGCCGATCCCatcggcggctgccgctcccgTTCTCTCCCCcaacgctgccgcctccgttgTGCTGGCGACAGACGCCACCTTCAAGATCGCCGAAGTAGAGGCGCGAGTCGATCGTATTGCTGCCGCCATCGAGGGGAtgggcggcgccggcgccaccccctccgctgcctcgcagcgtggaggaggccgcAAGCACTAGGGCGATGCAAGCGAAGGAATAGGGTTGAGGGAGTGAGagttggggggaggggaagcgagTCACCTGTGGATACGAAGCCATTGGCAGCTTTTCTTGCCGTTCTTCTCTCGCTTGCGTTCTCTTTTTTATAGTCGTCTTGATATGTATTCGAGTCTTTGTGTTTCCGCTGATGATGGGGCAGCGGGGAAAGCAGATGCggcctgtctgtctctgcctgtgcctgtatgtgtgtgtgttgggaagcgggggggggcgtagTACCTTGGACGGACTCGGAACGCTCTCCTCCGTGAacgctctctctttttgGCCCCTTCTTCGATTTCAAGCTATTCACCTGTGCCTTTTTCTGCACCGATGCACatcgacacgcacacagccgATGAAAGAGGGCCGTGTTGTGCGCGTGAGTGAGTTACTCGTGGTGGGGTCTGCGTTGGTATGTACAGTAGATCTGCTCTGCAACGCACttcgcccccttttttcgcTCCGCGGTGAGCCGTGCTGGCCCGCATCGCCGGTCGTTGTGGCCTTCTTCTCTGCTTGCCCTGCTGCACTGCTCCGCTGTCGGTGAGTGTGAGGAAGAGGTGACGGACCCACACAGCCGCGGAGACCCGACGGCCTTCTCTGGGCATCGTTACTCATTAACGCTCACACTCGCTTCAGACACACGAGGAGCACTCGACAGATACTTCGATGTGCCAGCTCTGGAATCCCATCTGGTGGCGAAGatgagaaagagagggagcacGACCAGAGTGGATGTCGGGACAGCGCTCATAACCGTTGTGCTGTGCATCGCAagcgacgcacgcacaaaagGCGTGTTCTCACGCGTTTCGCTAGAGAGCGTCTTTTCCTAGCCTCGCGGCAGGTATGCCCCTCGCAtgcgggcgtgtgcgcgcgtgagcgTGTGCCTCTCCTCTTGCAGAGGTCGGTGATCAACTTTCTCTCCGCTGTCATGGCTCTACTCTTTGTGCCATCTCCCGCGCTTCAACTTACCAATGTCACTGCTGCTCACACTACTGCGACCGCTGCAGATTATACAGCAAGCGCACATCTCCAAGTGGCACAGCACGGCGCAAGACGGACCAGGCACTGGGGCCATAACCTTTCCGCTCATTCTTTCGGCTCCCAACGCATCGGCATCCGTCACCATCGCGCCCTCGTACGCGCTCGGTCCGCCCAAcgctcccttctctcctctctgcccCTTCCTATTCGTATACATTGGAAACCCCATCCACACTACtagccgcagcagtggctgTAGTCTGTAGTAGCCGTAGTTTTAGTTgtagcccccctcccctttacCCCAATCCgcctgcacgtgtgtgtgtgagaagTATAGGGCGCCCTATCGGCCCacgcaccacctccccctctcctccagcCACCGGCGCAAAGGActgcacacccacacccacacacacacacacacacacacacagacacacgcacacagggtATAGACACATCCTTTCTGTGTGCATTTGGACCTTTAGCcacctttctttttctcacCATGCTGCTTCGAGCGAGTGCCTCTAGCACTCTGCACACCCgcggcgccagctgctgtAGTGGGGCCTGCACGGGCCTCTACAGCTTCGGCTGTctgacggtgcagcagcgcttcatCGAGTACTGGGGCTCGGGTGTGACGGGTCGCACGCAGCCGTATGCGCAGGGTGACATGCTCCCGCGCATCGACAACATGCGCTTCCCGGTCAACAAGGCGAccagcgcagctgcgagTCTCACCGGTAACCAGTCCGGCATCGCCTACAACAGCTCCAACATATTCCGGGTGGAGGGCTTCAGCCCACTAGAGAAGGAGCACTACCAGTCACTGCGCGGCTCTACAACGCACAAGGTGGAGCCACTGCTGCCTCACATTGGAAAGGATGTGATGGTGTTGCTGAAGAACATGTCTGAGGAGGGATTGCTGGAGGAGTACTGGTGGATGCGCGTGGTGAAGGACTTTCCGTCAATGAAGACGCCGTGCACGGCCGAGTTCAAGAGTGCGTGGGAGAAGTTCTACGCAGAGGCGAGCGGCGTggcgcacgacgacgacgccgtgaAGGCAATTAGCAAGCCCTTCTTGGAGGCACAGATGCAGAAGAACTACATCGCCTACGCGATGGTGTGGCGCGTGGCTGAGCGACTGTGCGACGCCCTTGACGCGGCACCGGACTTGACCGTGTACGAGagacgcggcggccgcctgGTGGTGGAGCGGGTGACCAAGCTGATGCTCGACACGATAGCCGACGAACCGTGGGCACATCAGGAGACCACGAGCCCACTGCACGTCGACATCTCCAATTTCCGTGCCTGGCATGAGGCCGGCTACTGGtaggcgggggagggggagaggagtgcTTGGGTGGCTGTGCGAAGGACGTAAGGGCTGCCAAAGCGCTTGAAACAGGAAAGGAGGAGAGattgcttctctctctgagTGTCGCACTGTCGGCGCATTTGTTCGCGTGTATGgtgtgcgcgctgctctcCGCTCCGTCACTCTTGTGTTGACGCCTCTCTCCGGTTCGCCACTCGCACAAGCGACCGCAGGAAcatctcttctttttttttctgtgcaCCGTGCCAACAGAGTagcgaaaaacaaaacaaaacagcaACGCAAAGAGGACCTCAAGTCGTCCATTCGCACTCTTCGcccgacagcagcgcaccTGCGTCGAGGCCGCCAGGCAGCcccgtctgtgtgcgtgtcggtggTGGGCGCACTCTCTTCGTTGGTGGGTCAACCCCGCGGAGAAAGCGAAAAGCGATAGCGCCAACGTCGCTGTATTCGCGACGATATTACTGAAGGCGTAGAGCGATGAGTTCGGTGCTGTTCGGCACCCCCCTTGCTGAGAGGCGTCCGGCCACCTCGTCCAGAATGCGCCTCTGCTGTTTATTCCGTTGCCTGCACGCGTATGGTTTTGCAGCCAATCCTCCCACCCGTCGGCCTTTCACTTTCTCttaccctcccccttctctgcccTGCCGCATGCCAAAGAACTCAGTTCATCATCAAACGCCAAGCCGAGCATGCCGCCTGGAAGAGGCCGAGGCAGCTTTCAAAGCCGCGGTGGGAGTCGCCATGCTGGTGGCGGCAACCGGGGGCGCgggggtgctgcagcggtagCTCACAAATCCGCCCCTGCGCGAGTGACGCGCTCCGCCGTGCCCGCCTTCCCAGTTGTATCTCGCGGCGGTGAACCCGCTGAGCCGACGACCTCATCTGCGCGTCTTGCGCCGCTCCAGcggacgctgcagcggcaagaGCCGcaaggcagccgcagcacgcatgacgacggcggtgacgacgcCCCACCGGTGGCGGTGAGCGCGCGTCGTGGACCGGCGTCAGCgggcgaggaagagagcggcggcTTTATCCCACCTAGGTCGCAGAaacagcagcgcggccgcggccgcgccgtGGATCGTGGCGGCTGCGGACGGGGTGacgggggtggcggtgctcgaggacgcggcggcgaaggcgggTTTCCTGGCGATCGTGGCGGCTTCCGCGGTCGcgcctctgcgtcgtccGCTTCCGCCTTCTCGTCTCGTGGCCGCGGGCGCGGCGGCTCTCCGTATTCCCCGCACCGCGGTGGGCATGATAGCAGTGCCTCTCACCATGGCGAGGAAGATCACGAtagcgacgaggaggcgggcTTCGATTCGAACGCAGCTAAGAGTGGCCCTCGCACCCACGTCATCACCACCGTAACTGCCAGCGGCACGGAGCTTCCGAAGAAGCTCAACACGAAGGTTTTCATCGATGGCCTGCCGTACACGTACGCCGCCGAGCCTGGGAAGCCCACGCTGGAAGAAGAGGTGCTACAGTTCGCGTCGGCGTGGAAGGTTGGCAAGCCGCTGCGTCTCATTAAGAAGCCTGGGCAGGGATTTGGCTTCCTCGTGCTTCAGTCCCCCAACAGCGtctccaccgccgtgcgGGTGCTGAATGGCCGCAAGTTCCTCGGCCGCACCCTCCGCGTTGAGGAGCCGAAGCCGAAGGACTTGGAAAAGATGAAGGACATTGGTGGGATGAAGGACATGGGGAAGGACAGCTTCAGGCGACAGGTGCTGCTCACAGACTTGGCCAAGGTGGCGCAGCCAGAGATCATCCGCGAGGTACTGCGCGACGTTGCCccgcagctggagaagaagcTGGAGGCGATTAAAATGACCTCGCAGAACCGCAAAGCCTTCCTGACCTtcgagacggaggcggaggtgacgCCGGCCATTACCTTCCTCGACGGCTTTCACCTCCTTGGGCGGCGTATCAGCGccacgaaggcggcggcgcccgGCTCGCTGCCCTACTCACACGGTGTCGTCAGGACGTCACACGGGGCTGGCGGGCTTGCTGGCAAGAGCACCGCGGCTGTCTCGCCCGCGGCCGGCGGGCCTGCGGTTGCGGAGGCtgatgacgacgaggagctcACCGTCATGCCGCTCGGCTTGGAGCCGGCCAAGGTGGCCTCTGCCGTGACCCGTCGCTGCGCACATGTCGAAAATGCGTCAGCTTCTGCCACCGGTGCGGCGAGTAACGTCACGGGGCGGACGGAGAAGTACAacctcctcgacgacggCCCCAAAGACATTTATGTGGGGAACGTCGGTGAGGATGTGacggaggcgatgctgcggcagcacttCGCGCCGTGCGGGGCAATCCGCAAGTGCGAGATCCTCGTGCACCCAGAGACGCACCTATCCATTGGTATTGCCCACATCGAGTTTGCGCTGCCAGCCTACGCTGCATATGCGCAGGAGCGCTATCACGGCTCGCGTCTACGCGGCTGCGTCCTTCGCGTGGATCGCGGCGAGACGGCAAGTGGGCCTCTTGTGGCGGAGTTGCCtccggaggaggcggaggaggactaTGACGAGGACGTTTACATGGAGCGCTACGGCGTGAAGGACAAAAGGAAGTACTTTAAGGGCACGTCGGTCGCGGCCGCGATGGGCGCTGACCCGAACGCGGACGATGATGaagacgacggcagcgacatTGAGGACGCGCTCACGGGACGCGCCAAGAACGCCTCGAGCAAGAAGAACGGCAAGCGCGAGCGTGGGGATgccaaggcggcggcacgggagccggcagcggcagcgaagcgccagcgcaccGAGGCTCCGGCATCAAGGGCCAAGCCAGCCATAGCCGTCGTGGCTGccaacgacaacgacgacgacgacgaggagcacTTCTTCGATGCGGATACCGTCGCGGTTGCAGGTGCCGGAGCCTCGTCTCGTGCCTCGGGGCAGAAGACGGTGAAAAAGATCGCTGCTGATAAGCGACGATCTGGCAAGGGCAACCATaagaaggcgaagaagcgGTGAGTGGTGCGAcagcgcctctgcccccttcctctccgtACCACCGCAAAGATAGGGGTAACTAATCTACTACTGCAGCGAGTAATCTATGGCGTAACTGCAATGCCAATGAACAGCCTTCCATCGCAAAGCGCACAGTGAACGTGGGGGCTGTATGGGGACGCGTTGCGCCGTGTCCCGGTATTGCCGCGGCTACACGCGGTGACCCATATCAGTCTGCTTGTGGCTGCCtgtgtgtatctgtgtggCAGATATGCATCATCTCTCCTCCTTGTTCCCCTGCacacccgcctccgtcgcggtggtggtggtgataaAGGCGGTGTTGCGTGCACGCGTACGTGCTTGTGTAAGCCCAGCGGACGTGTGATGCCACCTGGCCGTTGCTCCCTCAgcctccgcggcagcgccttcCCCGAACATTCATCGACTTTATAGGCGTTGTtttgtccttttttttcgcttgtCTCCACTTCTCGTTTCGGGTGTTTGCTTCTTTCAACGTCAACTCGAGCTCCCTCGCTTGCCGCGTCTTTTcgcttacacacacacacacacacacacacacgcacacgcacacgcacacgcgccacacTCCTCTGTGAGCCGGTGGCGCAGGGGCAGAGATTGAACGTACAAGAAGACCCTTACCGCTTCTTCAGGAAGCATCACCTTGACAAACGAAAGGGGGCGCggagagcgcagcagcacatcgcCCACAAGGTGCGTACGCGTCAACAGCACGAGCAAGTCGATGACTGGCTATTCCTTTTCTCGGCCGAGGGAGCTCCCTCGTAAGCCGATTATTCGACGCACCCGTAGTTGGCGCGGCATTATGCAGGTCCGCTTCAACGACAGCCGCGCAGACCGCAACAAGATCGGGGTGCAGGCGTTCTTTTGGGCACCGATGCGCATCTTTGGTTTGGGTCTTTTCGCCACCTGCAGCCTCTACTACTTGATGGGCCATGACAGCTTCGTGCACACGCTACTAGGCTACGAGTCGGAGATGCAGTACGAGGCACGCGTCAACCCCATCACCGAGGGACAGTCGCAGAACTTTATGATTTTAGATAGGGACCGCGCCTGGAAGTCGCCGGTGCGAAACTTGGAAAAGCCACTGCATCCGGTGCGCGAGTTtgacgtgctgcgcgacccCAAGTCGACGTGATGGGTGACCAGCGGAGAATGGCGAGACGGAGGATccgcgggggagggagggggtggacgTGCGAAAGCTCAGAGGGCGTCGCACCGCTCCTGGACCCGTGCgtccgcgtctgtgtgtgcgcagagAAGACGAATGAGAAAAAGTGAAGGCACTCTGAAGCCGTATgcttgtcgctgctgtggctggCGCCATCGCGTTCTCTaaaacatacacacacacacacacacacacacacacacacacacgggtcCACAAGGTGCAGGTGTGGCGTGaatcttcctcctctcccctcccgtCCCTGCTTCTGCATCATACAAGGgcgatgctgcagctgcgcgcttGCGCTTGTGCGCTCACATGCTTGGTGTCTGGATGACAGGCACAAGCGAATAACGAAGCCCACCGTGCATACAGGCATACATGCGTATAGAACACCCAGGGGAGAGGTTGTGCAACGCAGACGGCCTCCGCCGAGCGGCCAAGTGGTCACCATTGTTGCAGCCGCGGTGACGGTAGTGGTGTGGGACCGCCACGAGTCAGCTCGACGAACTTGACAGACACAAAGTGGAAACAGAACGCTTGCTTTGTTtcccacgcacgcgctgctcATTCGatgcaccccacccccctcgaGCTCTGGCTGGGTGCGTGCTGTGTTGTGTCTCCTTGCTTCACGtgggtctctctcttccactcATTCCGAGACCGTCTCGCCGCATGtgtgccgcgccgctgcgtctgcTTGTTCTGCTTTCATGCCATGCTCTCcatcctccgcctcctcttctccctctctctcactgcGAAAAGCCACCGCTAGTAGGGACTCCACGCAAACGCCTGTGTCGCCCATCTACGCCGCTGCAGACTCGTAGCGCGGACGCCACGCACATACGCCACGCACATACGCATCCATAAAGCCACATAAACATCTGATTCGGCTCTTACCGCATCTCGCTACGTTCCCACTgaacagcgacggcgacttGCCGCCCCCCCGGCAGCtgcttccccctctcctcttcgccttcACGTCTCTCTCCTACTGGGGCGTGCAGTGACTAGTGCGGACACGAAGTCAACAGCTGAGCTCTGCCTGTCTGCCTGTTGTGCACAGAGCCATGGCGGGCATAGACGAGCATCAAATTCGCCAGTCGGCGCTCTGGGGTCACATGACTCAGGTGCTCGCGCAGGTGATCCGTGAGAGGCCCGCCAACGCGATGGACGCTCTCGGCGCGGCTTCCAACCAGCTCCTGTCCGGCAGCGCTGTGCCCCCCATGAAAGGCAATACGTACGCCGATCCACGGCCCAccgctcgcgctgcggcCCCTGTTGACTCCTTCACGAACACGCGCTGGGCTGCCAACACGAACACCGCCTTGgcaccaccacggccgccacgccgcccacgccacgccgacgccgaAGACGAacaagaagaggaggaa
Coding sequences within:
- a CDS encoding putative RNA-binding protein, which encodes MPPGRGRGSFQSRGGSRHAGGGNRGRGGAAAVAHKSAPARVTRSAVPAFPVVSRGGEPAEPTTSSARLAPLQRTLQRQEPQGSRSTHDDGGDDAPPVAVSARRGPASAGEEESGGFIPPRSQKQQRGRGRAVDRGGCGRGDGGGGARGRGGEGGFPGDRGGFRGRASASSASAFSSRGRGRGGSPYSPHRGGHDSSASHHGEEDHDSDEEAGFDSNAAKSGPRTHVITTVTASGTELPKKLNTKVFIDGLPYTYAAEPGKPTLEEEVLQFASAWKVGKPLRLIKKPGQGFGFLVLQSPNSVSTAVRVLNGRKFLGRTLRVEEPKPKDLEKMKDIGGMKDMGKDSFRRQVLLTDLAKVAQPEIIREVLRDVAPQLEKKLEAIKMTSQNRKAFLTFETEAEVTPAITFLDGFHLLGRRISATKAAAPGSLPYSHGVVRTSHGAGGLAGKSTAAVSPAAGGPAVAEADDDEELTVMPLGLEPAKVASAVTRRCAHVENASASATGAASNVTGRTEKYNLLDDGPKDIYVGNVGEDVTEAMLRQHFAPCGAIRKCEILVHPETHLSIGIAHIEFALPAYAAYAQERYHGSRLRGCVLRVDRGETASGPLVAELPPEEAEEDYDEDVYMERYGVKDKRKYFKGTSVAAAMGADPNADDDEDDGSDIEDALTGRAKNASSKKNGKRERGDAKAAAREPAAAAKRQRTEAPASRAKPAIAVVAANDNDDDDEEHFFDADTVAVAGAGASSRASGQKTVKKIAADKRRSGKGNHKKAKKR